From Anopheles coluzzii chromosome 3, AcolN3, whole genome shotgun sequence, the proteins below share one genomic window:
- the LOC120956372 gene encoding serine protease inhibitor 28Dc-like, with protein sequence MPYRALASVRKVPFRLLLPLGLLLCVCGGALAEPAAQNTSGLSKAVSEQLVGAINDLARTLGVMAGRGGSSSNSSKTELFSPVSIGSMMLLLLRAANRDTRHELLGVLRLEQYRKPGSGNIPKNYARLLKEFTRDIGGKGILKQLPGWHAGGNCYPPSEGLEDEEYDDDQYLEEPIEPNVVQLANGMFLQQGLINSSNFVRLARDLYQAQIEQVNFKERPDLARNTINRWVNESTRGRIGEILLDDPDPGTQMIVANALYFRGTWETFFNEPQFTRPQPFFPDGEDQPSILVPTMFASGCFPYYSSPELQARIMAFPYRNRTTSMYIVLPNDSNRARLRQLQASLSSAELDRLIGQMKMHKAIVQFPRMHASNTYDLKAALQQLGVRKLFDRTSNNLKIVSGKSNANGAEARAKVKLYVSEMVHKIDLEINERGTEGGAVTITAMERSLPPVNFRVRGPFLIAIRHDPTKMLLFYGAVFDPS encoded by the exons atgccgTACAGGGCATTAGCCTCGGTGCGGAAGGTACCGTTCcggttgctgttgccgcttgGCCTGCTGCTGTGCGTGTGCGGAGGGGCTCTGGCCGAACCGGCCGCCCAGAACACGAGCGGGCTGTCGAAGGCCGTCAGTGAACAGTTGGTCGGCGCGATCAACGATCTGGCACGGACGCTCGGGGTAATGGCCGGCcggggcggcagcagcagcaacagcagcaagacGGAGCTGTTCTCCCCCGTCAGCATCGGCagcatgatgctgctgctgttgcgtgCCGCGAACCGGGACACGCGCCACGAGCTGCTCGGTGTGCTGCGGCTGGAGCAGTACCGCAAGCCCGGCAGTGGCAACATACCGAAAAACTATGCCCGTCTGCTGAAGGAGTTTACGCGCGATATCGGCGGCAAGGGCATACTGAAGCAGCTGCCCGGGTGGCACGCGGGCGGCAACTGCTACCCACCGTCGGAGGGGCTCGAGGACGAGGAGTACGATGATGATCA ATACCTTGAGGAGCCGATCGAACCGAACGTGGTGCAGCTTGCCAATGGGATGTTCCTGCAGCAAGGCCtgatcaacagcagcaacttTGTGCGGCTTGCCCGCGACCTCTATCAAGCCCAGATCGAGCAGGTTAACTTTAAGGAGCGCCCGGATCTGGCCCGCAACACCATCAACCGCTGGGTGAACGAAAGTACGCGGGGCCGTATCGGGGAGATCCTGCTGGACGATCCGGACCCAGGCACGCAGATGATCGTGGCCAATGCGCTCTACTTCCGCGGAACGTGGGAAACGTTCTTCAACGAGCCACAGTTTACGCGCCCGCAGCCATTCTTCCCCGATGGGGAGGATCAACCGTCGATCCTCGTGCCGACCATGTTCGCCAGCGGTTGCTTCCCGTACTACTCGTCGCCCGAGCTGCAGGCACGCATTATGGCCTTTCCGTACCGCAACCGGACCACCTCGATGTACATCGTCCTGCCGAACGACTCGAACCGGGCCCGGTTGCGGCAGCTGCAGGCGAGCCTCTCCTCGGCCGAGCTCGATCGGCTGATCGGGCAGATGAAGATGCACAAAGCGATCGTACAGTTTCCCCGGATGCATGCGAGCAACACGTACGACCTGAAGGCGGCACTGCAGCAGCTCGGCGTGCGAAAGCTGTTCGACAGGACGTCCAACAACTTGAAGATAGTGAGCGGCAAGAGCAATGCTAATGGGGCCGAGGCGAGAGCGAAGGTGAAGCTGTACGTCAGTGAGATGGTGCACAAGATCGATCTGGAGATTAACGAGCGGGGCACGGAGGGAGGCGCTGTGACGATCACGGCAATGGAACGATCCCTGCCGCCGGTTAATTTCCGTGTCAGAGGACCGTTTCTGATTGCGATACGGCACGATCCGACGAAGATGCTACTGTTTTACGGGGCAGTATTCGATCCGTCGTAA
- the LOC120956371 gene encoding DNA ligase 1 isoform X3, with the protein MSQKSILSFFGKKPAPSNGTSAAAKQTPENNNKSPESDSLLASKRSIGPEDDEASNSPVKAVKKAKRSRVVSSSSSSEDEQDRKETKKSDVKKESPPSPKAVKAEPKEIVKKETKTKTSPKKEPASGKDKKEAKKTSPKTTKKTSPKAATTVKKEENPSPTKEKKPSEEKKPDAPAKPTNGAARSFFFSVKKQPDESEGAAGGAASSGNDGSKYDPSKKNYHPLKDAFWKQGDRVPYLALARTFQMIEETSGRLRMIEILSNYFRSVILLSPHDLLASVYLCLNQLAPAYEGVELGIAEFSLMKAIAQSTGRSLAQIKADAQTTGDLGLVAEQSKSSQHLMFRPAPLSVEVVFGKLREIASMTGSASMAKKMDKIQSMFVACRHSESRYIIRSLAGKLRIGVAEQSLLQALAQACALTPPHADPPVVNALAGESEARVKARVDEVALALKTVYCQCPNYNRIVPVLLEHGVQRLSEHCPMEPGTPLKPMLAHPTKGVQEVLQRFDGIDFTCEWKYDGERAQIHLLADGSVQIFSRNQENNTSKYPDVIARLEFTRTEPVASAILDCEAVAWDTDKRQILPFQVLSTRKRKDANEADIKVQVCVFMFDLLYLNGEPLVERPFVERRELLYRHFREIEGQWQYATRLDTGDLDELQRFLDEAVRGNCEGLMVKTLAREATYEIAKRSRNWLKLKKDYLTGVGDSLDLVVIGGYRGRGKRTGTYGGFLLACYDEENEEYQTICKIGTGFSDDDLQRHTEFFRSHVIAGAKPYYRHEANVVPDDWFEPVQVWEVLCADLSLSPVHRAGIGIIDPEKGISLRFPRFIRVREDKGVTDATSARQVSEMYLNQDQIKNQTGSNARDVEEDFY; encoded by the exons atgtcgcaaaagtcgatTTT GTCCTTTTTTGGAAAGAAACCAGCACCGTCGAATGGTACCAGCgcggcagcaaaacaaaccccggaaaacaataataaatctCCCGAAAG CGATTCGTTACTGGCGAGCAAACGCTCCATCGGACCGGAAGATGACGAAGCTTCCAACTCGCCGGTGAAAGCCGTTAAGAAAGCGAAACGGTCGCGGGTCgtgtcgagcagcagcagcagtgaggATGAACAGGATCGCAAAGAAACGAAGAAAAG TGATGTTAAGAAAGAATCGCCACCATCCCCGAAAGCCGTCAAAGCAGAACCGAAGGAAATtgtgaaaaaggaaacaaaaacgaaaacaagccCGAAAAAAGAACCCGCCAGCGGGAAGGATAAAAAAGAGGCAAAGAAAACATCACCCAAAACGACGAAAAAAACCTCCCCAAAAGCAGCCACCACCGTAAAGAAGGAGGAAAATCCATCACCGACGAAGGAGAAGAAGCCGTCGGAAGAGAAGAAACCGGACGCTCCTGCCAAGCCGACCAACGGTGCGGCacgttcctttttcttctccgtCAAAAAGCAGCCGGATGAGTCGGAGGGTGCGGCCGGTGGGGCGGCATCGTCCGGCAACGATGGGTCCAAGTACGATCCGTCGAAGAAAAACTATCACCCACTAAAGGACGCATTTTGGAAGCAGGGTGACCG CGTACCGTATCTGGCGCTCGCGCGCACCTTCCAAATGATCGAGGAAACGAGCGGCCGGCTGCGGATGATCGAGATCCTCTCGAACTACTTCCGCTCGGTGATACTGCTCAGCCCGCACGACCTGCTCGCCAGCGTGTACCTCTGCCTGAACCAGCTCGCACCGGCCTACGAGGGCGTGGAGCTTGGCATTGCCGAGTTTTCGCTCATGAAAGCGATCGCGCAAAGCACCGGCCGCAGTCTGGCGCAGATCAAGGCGGACGCACAAACGACCGGCGATCTGGGCCTGGTGGCGGAGCAGTCCAAAAGCAGCCAGCATCTAATGTTCCGACCGGCGCCGCTCTCGGTCGAGGTGGTGTTTGGCAAGCTGCGCGAAATCGCCTCCATGACCGGGTCCGCCTCGATGGCGAAAAAGATGGACAAAATCCAGTCGATGTTCGTGGCCTGCCGCCACTCGGAGTCACGCTACATCATCCGTTCGCTCGCCGGCAAGCTGCGGATCGGCGTCGCGGAACAATCGCTCCTGCAGGCGCTCGCCCAGGCCTGTGCCCTTACGCCGCCCCATGCCGATCCGCCCGTAGTGAACGCACTGGCGGGCGAGTCGGAAGCGCGCGTGAAGGCCCGCGTCGACGAGGTGGCGCTGGCGCTGAAAACCGTCTACTGCCAGTGCCCGAACTACAATCGCATCGTGCCGGTGCTGCTAGAGCACGGCGTGCAGCGGCTGAGCGAGCACTGCCCGATGGAGCCGGGCACGCCGCTCAAGCCGATGCTGGCCCACCCGACCAAGGGCGTGCAGGAGGTGCTGCAGCGGTTCGATGGGATCGATTTCACGTGCGAGTGGAAGTACGACGGCGAGCGCGCCCAGATCCATCTGCTGGCCGACGGCAGTGTGCAGATCTTTAGCCGCAACCAAGAGAACAACACGAGCAAGTATCCGGACGTGATTGCGCGGCTAGAGTTTACGCGCACCGAGCCGGTCGCGAGCGCCATCCTCGACTGCGAGGCGGTCGCGTGGGACACGGACAAGCGGCAGATACTACCGTTCCAGGTGCTGAGCACCCGGAAGCGGAAGGACGCGAATGAGGCCGACATCAAGGTGCAGGTGTGCGTGTTCATGTTCGATCTGCTGTACCTGAACGGGGAGCCGCTGGTCGAGCGACCGTTCGTCGAGCGGCGCGAGCTGCTGTACCGGCACTTCCGCGAGATCGAGGGCCAGTGGCAGTACGCGACCCGGCTCGATACGGGCGATCTGGACGAGCTGCAGCGCTTCCTGGACGAGGCGGTGCGCGGCAACTGCGAGGGCCTGATGGTGAAAACGCTGGCCCGCGAGGCGACGTACGAGATAGCGAAGCGGTCGCGCAACTGGCTCAAGCTCAAGAAGGACTACCTGACCGGGGTGGGCGATTCGCTCGATCTGGTCGTGATCGGGGGCTACCGGGGCCGGGGCAAGCGTACCGGCACGTACGGGGGCTTCCTGCTCGCCTGCTACGACGAGGAGAACGAGGAGTACCAGACGATCTGCAAAATCGGGACCGGCTTCTCCGACGACGATCTGCAGCGCCACACGGAGTTTTTCCGATCGCACGTGATAGCGGGCGCGAAACCGTACTACCGGCATGAGGCGAACGTCGTGCCGGACGATTGGTTCGAGCCGGTGCAGGTGTGGGAGGTGCTGTGTGCCGATCTGTCGCTCAGCCCGGTGCACCGGGCCGGCATCGGCATCATCGATCCGGAGAAGGGCATTTCGCTGCGCTTTCCGCGCTTCATACGGGTGCGCGAGGACAAGGGCGTGACGGACGCAACGAGCGCCCGGCAGGTGTCGGAGATGTATCTGAACCAGGATCAAATTAAGAACCAGACCGGAAGCAATGCACGCGATGTGGAGGAAGATTTTTACTGA
- the LOC120956371 gene encoding DNA ligase 1 isoform X2 — protein sequence MSQKSILSFFGKKPAPSNGTSAAAKQTPENNNKSPESSDSLLASKRSIGPEDDEASNSPVKAVKKAKRSRVVSSSSSSEDEQDRKETKKSDVKKESPPSPKAVKAEPKEIVKKETKTKTSPKKEPASGKDKKEAKKTSPKTTKKTSPKAATTVKKEENPSPTKEKKPSEEKKPDAPAKPTNGAARSFFFSVKKQPDESEGAAGGAASSGNDGSKYDPSKKNYHPLKDAFWKQGDRVPYLALARTFQMIEETSGRLRMIEILSNYFRSVILLSPHDLLASVYLCLNQLAPAYEGVELGIAEFSLMKAIAQSTGRSLAQIKADAQTTGDLGLVAEQSKSSQHLMFRPAPLSVEVVFGKLREIASMTGSASMAKKMDKIQSMFVACRHSESRYIIRSLAGKLRIGVAEQSLLQALAQACALTPPHADPPVVNALAGESEARVKARVDEVALALKTVYCQCPNYNRIVPVLLEHGVQRLSEHCPMEPGTPLKPMLAHPTKGVQEVLQRFDGIDFTCEWKYDGERAQIHLLADGSVQIFSRNQENNTSKYPDVIARLEFTRTEPVASAILDCEAVAWDTDKRQILPFQVLSTRKRKDANEADIKVQVCVFMFDLLYLNGEPLVERPFVERRELLYRHFREIEGQWQYATRLDTGDLDELQRFLDEAVRGNCEGLMVKTLAREATYEIAKRSRNWLKLKKDYLTGVGDSLDLVVIGGYRGRGKRTGTYGGFLLACYDEENEEYQTICKIGTGFSDDDLQRHTEFFRSHVIAGAKPYYRHEANVVPDDWFEPVQVWEVLCADLSLSPVHRAGIGIIDPEKGISLRFPRFIRVREDKGVTDATSARQVSEMYLNQDQIKNQTGSNARDVEEDFY from the exons atgtcgcaaaagtcgatTTT GTCCTTTTTTGGAAAGAAACCAGCACCGTCGAATGGTACCAGCgcggcagcaaaacaaaccccggaaaacaataataaatctCCCGAAAG CAGCGATTCGTTACTGGCGAGCAAACGCTCCATCGGACCGGAAGATGACGAAGCTTCCAACTCGCCGGTGAAAGCCGTTAAGAAAGCGAAACGGTCGCGGGTCgtgtcgagcagcagcagcagtgaggATGAACAGGATCGCAAAGAAACGAAGAAAAG TGATGTTAAGAAAGAATCGCCACCATCCCCGAAAGCCGTCAAAGCAGAACCGAAGGAAATtgtgaaaaaggaaacaaaaacgaaaacaagccCGAAAAAAGAACCCGCCAGCGGGAAGGATAAAAAAGAGGCAAAGAAAACATCACCCAAAACGACGAAAAAAACCTCCCCAAAAGCAGCCACCACCGTAAAGAAGGAGGAAAATCCATCACCGACGAAGGAGAAGAAGCCGTCGGAAGAGAAGAAACCGGACGCTCCTGCCAAGCCGACCAACGGTGCGGCacgttcctttttcttctccgtCAAAAAGCAGCCGGATGAGTCGGAGGGTGCGGCCGGTGGGGCGGCATCGTCCGGCAACGATGGGTCCAAGTACGATCCGTCGAAGAAAAACTATCACCCACTAAAGGACGCATTTTGGAAGCAGGGTGACCG CGTACCGTATCTGGCGCTCGCGCGCACCTTCCAAATGATCGAGGAAACGAGCGGCCGGCTGCGGATGATCGAGATCCTCTCGAACTACTTCCGCTCGGTGATACTGCTCAGCCCGCACGACCTGCTCGCCAGCGTGTACCTCTGCCTGAACCAGCTCGCACCGGCCTACGAGGGCGTGGAGCTTGGCATTGCCGAGTTTTCGCTCATGAAAGCGATCGCGCAAAGCACCGGCCGCAGTCTGGCGCAGATCAAGGCGGACGCACAAACGACCGGCGATCTGGGCCTGGTGGCGGAGCAGTCCAAAAGCAGCCAGCATCTAATGTTCCGACCGGCGCCGCTCTCGGTCGAGGTGGTGTTTGGCAAGCTGCGCGAAATCGCCTCCATGACCGGGTCCGCCTCGATGGCGAAAAAGATGGACAAAATCCAGTCGATGTTCGTGGCCTGCCGCCACTCGGAGTCACGCTACATCATCCGTTCGCTCGCCGGCAAGCTGCGGATCGGCGTCGCGGAACAATCGCTCCTGCAGGCGCTCGCCCAGGCCTGTGCCCTTACGCCGCCCCATGCCGATCCGCCCGTAGTGAACGCACTGGCGGGCGAGTCGGAAGCGCGCGTGAAGGCCCGCGTCGACGAGGTGGCGCTGGCGCTGAAAACCGTCTACTGCCAGTGCCCGAACTACAATCGCATCGTGCCGGTGCTGCTAGAGCACGGCGTGCAGCGGCTGAGCGAGCACTGCCCGATGGAGCCGGGCACGCCGCTCAAGCCGATGCTGGCCCACCCGACCAAGGGCGTGCAGGAGGTGCTGCAGCGGTTCGATGGGATCGATTTCACGTGCGAGTGGAAGTACGACGGCGAGCGCGCCCAGATCCATCTGCTGGCCGACGGCAGTGTGCAGATCTTTAGCCGCAACCAAGAGAACAACACGAGCAAGTATCCGGACGTGATTGCGCGGCTAGAGTTTACGCGCACCGAGCCGGTCGCGAGCGCCATCCTCGACTGCGAGGCGGTCGCGTGGGACACGGACAAGCGGCAGATACTACCGTTCCAGGTGCTGAGCACCCGGAAGCGGAAGGACGCGAATGAGGCCGACATCAAGGTGCAGGTGTGCGTGTTCATGTTCGATCTGCTGTACCTGAACGGGGAGCCGCTGGTCGAGCGACCGTTCGTCGAGCGGCGCGAGCTGCTGTACCGGCACTTCCGCGAGATCGAGGGCCAGTGGCAGTACGCGACCCGGCTCGATACGGGCGATCTGGACGAGCTGCAGCGCTTCCTGGACGAGGCGGTGCGCGGCAACTGCGAGGGCCTGATGGTGAAAACGCTGGCCCGCGAGGCGACGTACGAGATAGCGAAGCGGTCGCGCAACTGGCTCAAGCTCAAGAAGGACTACCTGACCGGGGTGGGCGATTCGCTCGATCTGGTCGTGATCGGGGGCTACCGGGGCCGGGGCAAGCGTACCGGCACGTACGGGGGCTTCCTGCTCGCCTGCTACGACGAGGAGAACGAGGAGTACCAGACGATCTGCAAAATCGGGACCGGCTTCTCCGACGACGATCTGCAGCGCCACACGGAGTTTTTCCGATCGCACGTGATAGCGGGCGCGAAACCGTACTACCGGCATGAGGCGAACGTCGTGCCGGACGATTGGTTCGAGCCGGTGCAGGTGTGGGAGGTGCTGTGTGCCGATCTGTCGCTCAGCCCGGTGCACCGGGCCGGCATCGGCATCATCGATCCGGAGAAGGGCATTTCGCTGCGCTTTCCGCGCTTCATACGGGTGCGCGAGGACAAGGGCGTGACGGACGCAACGAGCGCCCGGCAGGTGTCGGAGATGTATCTGAACCAGGATCAAATTAAGAACCAGACCGGAAGCAATGCACGCGATGTGGAGGAAGATTTTTACTGA
- the LOC120956371 gene encoding DNA ligase 1 isoform X1: MMLRNLVKLGPSLLGLPHRSIVYQSSTALANHMRTIPTYTNHRTALTLNCVSSYHSIRRTISVRSSDSLLASKRSIGPEDDEASNSPVKAVKKAKRSRVVSSSSSSEDEQDRKETKKSDVKKESPPSPKAVKAEPKEIVKKETKTKTSPKKEPASGKDKKEAKKTSPKTTKKTSPKAATTVKKEENPSPTKEKKPSEEKKPDAPAKPTNGAARSFFFSVKKQPDESEGAAGGAASSGNDGSKYDPSKKNYHPLKDAFWKQGDRVPYLALARTFQMIEETSGRLRMIEILSNYFRSVILLSPHDLLASVYLCLNQLAPAYEGVELGIAEFSLMKAIAQSTGRSLAQIKADAQTTGDLGLVAEQSKSSQHLMFRPAPLSVEVVFGKLREIASMTGSASMAKKMDKIQSMFVACRHSESRYIIRSLAGKLRIGVAEQSLLQALAQACALTPPHADPPVVNALAGESEARVKARVDEVALALKTVYCQCPNYNRIVPVLLEHGVQRLSEHCPMEPGTPLKPMLAHPTKGVQEVLQRFDGIDFTCEWKYDGERAQIHLLADGSVQIFSRNQENNTSKYPDVIARLEFTRTEPVASAILDCEAVAWDTDKRQILPFQVLSTRKRKDANEADIKVQVCVFMFDLLYLNGEPLVERPFVERRELLYRHFREIEGQWQYATRLDTGDLDELQRFLDEAVRGNCEGLMVKTLAREATYEIAKRSRNWLKLKKDYLTGVGDSLDLVVIGGYRGRGKRTGTYGGFLLACYDEENEEYQTICKIGTGFSDDDLQRHTEFFRSHVIAGAKPYYRHEANVVPDDWFEPVQVWEVLCADLSLSPVHRAGIGIIDPEKGISLRFPRFIRVREDKGVTDATSARQVSEMYLNQDQIKNQTGSNARDVEEDFY, from the exons ATGATGTTGCGCAATCTAGTGAAGCTGGGACCATCGTTGCTGGGGTTGCCCCACCGCAGCATCGTATACCAAAGCAGTACAGCATTGGCCAACCATATGCGAACCATCCCTACATACACCAATCATCGCACCGCATTGACACTAAACTGTGTTTCTTCCTATCATTCCATCCGGCGCACGATTTCGGTACGCAGCAGCGATTCGTTACTGGCGAGCAAACGCTCCATCGGACCGGAAGATGACGAAGCTTCCAACTCGCCGGTGAAAGCCGTTAAGAAAGCGAAACGGTCGCGGGTCgtgtcgagcagcagcagcagtgaggATGAACAGGATCGCAAAGAAACGAAGAAAAG TGATGTTAAGAAAGAATCGCCACCATCCCCGAAAGCCGTCAAAGCAGAACCGAAGGAAATtgtgaaaaaggaaacaaaaacgaaaacaagccCGAAAAAAGAACCCGCCAGCGGGAAGGATAAAAAAGAGGCAAAGAAAACATCACCCAAAACGACGAAAAAAACCTCCCCAAAAGCAGCCACCACCGTAAAGAAGGAGGAAAATCCATCACCGACGAAGGAGAAGAAGCCGTCGGAAGAGAAGAAACCGGACGCTCCTGCCAAGCCGACCAACGGTGCGGCacgttcctttttcttctccgtCAAAAAGCAGCCGGATGAGTCGGAGGGTGCGGCCGGTGGGGCGGCATCGTCCGGCAACGATGGGTCCAAGTACGATCCGTCGAAGAAAAACTATCACCCACTAAAGGACGCATTTTGGAAGCAGGGTGACCG CGTACCGTATCTGGCGCTCGCGCGCACCTTCCAAATGATCGAGGAAACGAGCGGCCGGCTGCGGATGATCGAGATCCTCTCGAACTACTTCCGCTCGGTGATACTGCTCAGCCCGCACGACCTGCTCGCCAGCGTGTACCTCTGCCTGAACCAGCTCGCACCGGCCTACGAGGGCGTGGAGCTTGGCATTGCCGAGTTTTCGCTCATGAAAGCGATCGCGCAAAGCACCGGCCGCAGTCTGGCGCAGATCAAGGCGGACGCACAAACGACCGGCGATCTGGGCCTGGTGGCGGAGCAGTCCAAAAGCAGCCAGCATCTAATGTTCCGACCGGCGCCGCTCTCGGTCGAGGTGGTGTTTGGCAAGCTGCGCGAAATCGCCTCCATGACCGGGTCCGCCTCGATGGCGAAAAAGATGGACAAAATCCAGTCGATGTTCGTGGCCTGCCGCCACTCGGAGTCACGCTACATCATCCGTTCGCTCGCCGGCAAGCTGCGGATCGGCGTCGCGGAACAATCGCTCCTGCAGGCGCTCGCCCAGGCCTGTGCCCTTACGCCGCCCCATGCCGATCCGCCCGTAGTGAACGCACTGGCGGGCGAGTCGGAAGCGCGCGTGAAGGCCCGCGTCGACGAGGTGGCGCTGGCGCTGAAAACCGTCTACTGCCAGTGCCCGAACTACAATCGCATCGTGCCGGTGCTGCTAGAGCACGGCGTGCAGCGGCTGAGCGAGCACTGCCCGATGGAGCCGGGCACGCCGCTCAAGCCGATGCTGGCCCACCCGACCAAGGGCGTGCAGGAGGTGCTGCAGCGGTTCGATGGGATCGATTTCACGTGCGAGTGGAAGTACGACGGCGAGCGCGCCCAGATCCATCTGCTGGCCGACGGCAGTGTGCAGATCTTTAGCCGCAACCAAGAGAACAACACGAGCAAGTATCCGGACGTGATTGCGCGGCTAGAGTTTACGCGCACCGAGCCGGTCGCGAGCGCCATCCTCGACTGCGAGGCGGTCGCGTGGGACACGGACAAGCGGCAGATACTACCGTTCCAGGTGCTGAGCACCCGGAAGCGGAAGGACGCGAATGAGGCCGACATCAAGGTGCAGGTGTGCGTGTTCATGTTCGATCTGCTGTACCTGAACGGGGAGCCGCTGGTCGAGCGACCGTTCGTCGAGCGGCGCGAGCTGCTGTACCGGCACTTCCGCGAGATCGAGGGCCAGTGGCAGTACGCGACCCGGCTCGATACGGGCGATCTGGACGAGCTGCAGCGCTTCCTGGACGAGGCGGTGCGCGGCAACTGCGAGGGCCTGATGGTGAAAACGCTGGCCCGCGAGGCGACGTACGAGATAGCGAAGCGGTCGCGCAACTGGCTCAAGCTCAAGAAGGACTACCTGACCGGGGTGGGCGATTCGCTCGATCTGGTCGTGATCGGGGGCTACCGGGGCCGGGGCAAGCGTACCGGCACGTACGGGGGCTTCCTGCTCGCCTGCTACGACGAGGAGAACGAGGAGTACCAGACGATCTGCAAAATCGGGACCGGCTTCTCCGACGACGATCTGCAGCGCCACACGGAGTTTTTCCGATCGCACGTGATAGCGGGCGCGAAACCGTACTACCGGCATGAGGCGAACGTCGTGCCGGACGATTGGTTCGAGCCGGTGCAGGTGTGGGAGGTGCTGTGTGCCGATCTGTCGCTCAGCCCGGTGCACCGGGCCGGCATCGGCATCATCGATCCGGAGAAGGGCATTTCGCTGCGCTTTCCGCGCTTCATACGGGTGCGCGAGGACAAGGGCGTGACGGACGCAACGAGCGCCCGGCAGGTGTCGGAGATGTATCTGAACCAGGATCAAATTAAGAACCAGACCGGAAGCAATGCACGCGATGTGGAGGAAGATTTTTACTGA
- the LOC120956379 gene encoding zinc finger protein 573-like has product MEERMVRQAVALDCEQERSVSPECQAENNGQHRNKFECEHCVPKKYFQTARNVSVHIQTVHFNKENKKRKCQECNGVCNSESDIPAHYLLAHKELPGPYQCLVCPASFYAIAELTHHFHAHTDRERDSVSVAQASLCYRIENCQVNQCKICRQNFTTKGAIRKHWKMHTDRRYVCAQCRQSFREERLYRRHVAEKHPATNCEHRNDDDLAGRKYKEA; this is encoded by the exons ATGGAGGAGCGCATG GTGCGGCAGGCAGTGGCATTGGACTGTGAGCAGGAACGATCCGTTTCACCCGAGTGCCAAGCAGAAAACAACGGGCAGCATCGAAATAAGTTTGAGTGCGAGCATTGCGTGCCCAAAAAATACTTCCAAACAGCGCGAAATGTGAGCGTTCACATCCAAACGGTGCACTTTaacaaggaaaacaaaaagcgaaagtGCCAAGAGTGCAATGGGGTGTGCAATAGCGAGAGCGACATTCCGGCACACTATCTACTGGCGCATAAGGAGCTGCCGGGACCGTACCAGTGTCTTGTTTGTCCAGCAAGCTTTTACGCGATAGCAGAGTTGACGCACCATTTCCATGCGCACACGGATCGCGAACGCGACAGCGTGTCCGTTGCGCAGGCATCGCTCTGTTACCGGATCGAAAACTGCCAGGTGAATCAGTGCAAGATCTGCCGGCAGAATTTCACCACCAAGGGTGCTATCAGGAAGCATTGGAAGATGCATACGGACCGAAGGTACGTGTGCGCGCAGTGCAGACAATCGTTTCGCGAGGAGCGACTGTATCGCAGACACGTGGCCGAGAAGCATCCGGCAACCAACTGCGAGCACCGCAACGACGATGATCTCGCAGGAAGAAAGTACAAGGAGGCTTAA